The proteins below are encoded in one region of Balaenoptera acutorostrata chromosome 11, mBalAcu1.1, whole genome shotgun sequence:
- the LOC102998830 gene encoding receptor of activated protein C kinase 1-like gives MTSRYKVLKRKFWKFLLYTLGVCKYTVQGDSHCECVSCICFSPNSSNPIIISCARDKLVKVWNLEYCKLKSNHISAPGHLNAVTVSPDGSLCASEGNGGQAMLWHLNKSKHHYMPDGGDIINSLCFSLNHCWLCATMGPNTQLWDLEGKVIVNELKQEVISTSSKAEPPQYTSLTWSADGKSLKIQLFSTIFCQPTKAWTGVMVTWMSGLCTISFKRALMFVSADPMPRTWAYMVSMWELSLWSYKDADKAKRVESHLKILIHPLYSQWSPDCLNHRDQPVFAKTTVARSERHGRLCH, from the exons ATGACTTCCAGATATAAAGT GCTGAAGAGAAAATTCTGGAAGTTTTTATTATACACTCTGGGTGTATGCAAATACACTGTCCAGGGTGACAGCCACTGTGAGTGTGTATCTTGCATCTGCTTCTCACCCAATAGCAGCAATCCCATCATCATCTCCTGTGCCCGGGACAAGCTGGTCAAGGTATGGAACCTGGAATACTGCAAACTGAAGTCCAACCATATCAGCGCCCCCGGCCACCTGAACGCTGTGACTGTCTCTCCAGATGGATCCCTCTGTGCTTCTGAAGGCAACGGTGGCCAGGCCATGCTGTGGCACCTCAATAAAAGCAAGCACCATTATATGCCAGATGGTGGGGACATCATCAATTCCCTGTGCTTCAGCCTCAACCACTGCTGGCTCTGTGCCACCATGGGCCCCAACACCCAGCTCTGGGACTTGGAGGGCAAGGTCATCGTAAATGAACTGAAGCAAGAAGTTATCAGTACCAGCAGCAAAGCAGAGCCACCCCAGTACACCTCTCTGACCTGGTCTGCTGATGGCAAAAGTCTTAAAATACAACTGTTCTCTACAATCTTCTGCCAGCCTACCAAGGCTTGGACAGGGGTGATGGTAACATGGATGTCTGGGCTGTGCACCATTTCATTCAAGAGGGCGTTAATGTTTGTCTCTGCTGATCCTATGCCAAGAACATGGGCTTACATGGTGAGCATGTGGGAGCTTTCACTGTGGTCCTACAAAGATGCTGATAAAGCCAAAAGAGTGGAGTCACATTTGAAGATCTTGATCCATCCCTTGTATTCTCAATGGAGCCCTGACTGCCTTAACCATCGTGACCAGCCTGTATTTGCAAAAACAACGGTTGCAAGAAGTGAAAGGCATGGCCGACTGTGTCATTAG